The following proteins come from a genomic window of Acinonyx jubatus isolate Ajub_Pintada_27869175 chromosome C1, VMU_Ajub_asm_v1.0, whole genome shotgun sequence:
- the LAMTOR5 gene encoding ragulator complex protein LAMTOR5, translating to MEATLEQHLEDTMKNPSIVGVLCTDSQGLNLGCRGTLSDEHAGVISVLAQQAAKLTSDPTDIPVVCLESDNGNIMIQKHDSITVAVHKMAS from the exons ATGGAGGCGACCTTGGAGCAGCACTTGGAGGACAC AATGAAGAATCCATCCATTGTTGGAGTCCTGTGCACAGATTCACAAGGACTTAACCTGGGCT GCCGTGGGACCCTGTCAGATGAGCACGCTGGAGTGATATCTGTTCTAGCCCAGCAAGCAGCCAAGCTAACCTCAGACCCCACTGATATTCCTGTGGTGTGTCTAGAGTCAGATAATGG GAACATTATGATCCAGAAACATGACAGCATCACGGTGGCAGTGCACAAGATGGCCTCGTGA
- the SLC16A4 gene encoding monocarboxylate transporter 5 isoform X2 — MRRRAGKARPYTKALDGGWGWMVVFHFFLVNVFVMGMTKTFAIFFVVFQEEFESSSRQTGWIGSIMSSISYSAGPLVAMICDIIGEKTASILGALLVTGGYLISSWATSIPFLCVTMGLLPGLGAAFLYQTAAVVTTKYFKKRLALSTAIARSGMGLTFLLAPFTKVLIDLYDWTGALILLGALTLNLVPSSMLLRPIHIASENNSDVKNRGSRLSTSNPGAVCETETSSCNETQEVTTIRDSAMQKAGQPGPSLIVSQNKSKEFNNGPDGNSVFLVTNEDSYEKEAISQSCKQNFFDISLFKNPFFYIFTWSFLLSQLAYFIPTFHLVARAKTLGIDFMDATFLVSVAGITETVSQIVSGWVADQDWIKKYHYHKSYLILCGFTNLLAPLATTFPLLMTYAIFFAVFAGGYLATVLPVLVDLSGSSRIHRFLGLAAFFAGMAVLSGPPIAASETERTLFWLFQLGFFSTPSPLPMPYIRHYSKFIRQHSTLWGQ, encoded by the exons ATGCGGCGGAGGGCAGGGAAGGCCCGGCCTTACACTAAAGCCCTGGATGGAGGTTGGGGATGGATGGttgtatttcatttcttcctg GTAAATGTGTTTGTGATGGGAATGACCAAGACGTTTGcaattttctttgtggttttccaAGAAGAATTTGAAAGCAGCTCAAGGCAAACTGGCTGGATTGGATCCATCATGTCATCAATTAGTTATTCTGCAG GACCTCTGGTTGCCATGATTTGTGACATAATTGGAGAGAAGACTGCCTCCATTCTTGGGGCTCTCCTTGTTACTGGTGGATATCTGATCAGCAGCTGGGCCACTAGCATTCCCTTTCTTTGTGTGACTATGGGACTTTTACCTG gtttggGTGCTGCTTTCTTGTACCAAACAGCTGCTGTGGTAACTACCAAATACTTCAAAAAACGACTGGCTCTTTCTACAGCTATTGCCCGTTCTGGGATGGGACTCACATTTCTCTTAGCACCTTTTACAAAAGTCCTGATAGATCTGTATGACTGGACAG GTGCCCTTATACTACTTGGAGCACTTACACTGAATTTGGTGCCTTCCAGTATGCTCTTAAGACCCATCCATATTGCAAGCGAGAACAATTCTGATGTTAAAAATAGAGGTAGCCGCTTGTCTACAAGTAACCCAGGGGCAGTGTGTGAGACAGAAACGTCATCCTGCAATGAGACACAAGAGGTCACCACCATCAGGGACAGTGCTATGCAGAAGGCTGGACAACCTGGTCCAAGTTTAATAGTgtcacaaaataaaagcaaagagttCAACAATGGGCCTGATGGAAACAGTGTGTTCCTAGTAACTAATGAAGACAGTTATGAGAAAGAGGCTATTTCACAGAGCTGTAAGCAAAACTTCTTcgacatttcactttttaaaaatcccttcttCTACATATTTACCTGGTCTTTCCTCCTCAGTCAGTTGGCATATTTCATCCCTACTTTTCACCTGGTAGCCAGAGCCAAAACACTGGGGATTGACTTCATGGATGCCACCTTCCTCGTTTCGGTAGCTG GCATCACTGAGACGGTCAGTCAAATAGTCTCCGGATGGGTTGCTGATCAAGACTGGATCAAGAAGTATCATTACCACAAGTCTTACCTCATCCTCTGCGGTTTCACTAACCTGCTTGCTCCTCTGGCCACCACATTTCCACTACTTATGACCTATGCCATCTTCTTTGCCGTTTTTGCTGGTGGTTACCTGGCAACGGTACTTCCTGTACTG GTTGATCTGTCTGGGAGTTCTAGAATACACAGGTTCCTGGGACTTGCCGCTTTCTTTGCTGGGATGGCTGTCCTTTCTGGACCACCTATAGCAG